The Prosthecobacter fusiformis region CGTGGATATCATGGAAAAGGATTTCGCCAAAAAGCTGGAGTCCATGGATAAATCAAAGCCTGTCCTGGTGCATTGTCAGGCGGGTGGACGCAGCACGCGCTCCCTGCCCACCCTGGAAAAGCTGGGCTTCACGGAAATCTATCATCTGGATGGCGGCCTGGGAGGCTGGGTGAAAGAGGGCAAGCCGGTGGAGAAGTGAGACGCGACTTGTGAAGTCCAGTGGCGAGTAAGCGAAGGCGCTGATTTCAAAAAAGGTTGTCCCCAGCAGCAGTCTGGGGGAGTCTGACGGTCCTATGAACCGCCGCCATTTTCTCACCACGTCCCTTGCCGCTGTGCTGGCTCCCATCGCTGCCCAGGAGGGGCGGGTACCGCGCATCATTCTGCGCTCCTCCTGGCAGACGGTGAACATTGGCGACATCGCCCACACCCCGGGGGTACTGGCGCTTCTTGAAAAACATCTGCCGCATGTGGAGGTGCGCCTGTGGCCCAGCAAGGTGGACAACGGGGTGGATGAGATGCTAATGAAGCGCTTTCCCAAGCTGATCATTCTGAAGAAAGAGGATCTGAAGCAGGCCTTTGAAGAATGTGATTTCCTGCTGCATGGCTCCGGTCCGTCCCTCGTCGCCCAAAATGATGTGGTGAAGTGGAGCAAGGCCACA contains the following coding sequences:
- a CDS encoding rhodanese-like domain-containing protein, with the translated sequence MKRFSFLLSLCLMPLLTFGADAVKHVDAEKAAKLVAEGKVTVLDVRTADEYQEGHIKGAKNVDIMEKDFAKKLESMDKSKPVLVHCQAGGRSTRSLPTLEKLGFTEIYHLDGGLGGWVKEGKPVEK